In Desulfurella sp., the genomic window TGAAATTTTGATGCAAACAAGCTCTGAAGTTGATTACATTTTTGTGCCCATAGGTGGTGGCGGATTAATTGCTGGCATTGCATCATTTATCAAAAACATAAACCCCCAAATAAAAGTAATAGGAGTTCAACCAAAAGACTCAAATGCGATGTATTTATCGTTTCATGCCAAAAAGAAAGTTGATATAGATGAGGTAGGTATTTTTGCAGACGGCGTTGCCGTAAAAAGTGTTGGTGATTTAACGCTTGATTTAGTATTAAAGTATGTTGATGATATTGTACTTGTTGATACAGATGAGATATGTTCAAGCATAAAAGACATCTACTATGATACAAGAAATATAGTAGAACCTGCAGGTGCTTTGGCGGTTGCTGGAATAAAACACTATATAGACGAACACTCCATTTCTAAAAAAACATTCCTTGCCATTAACTCTGGTGCAAATATGAATTTTGATAGGCTAAGCTTTGTAGCTGATAGAGCTTTAATTGGAGAAAAGCAGGAAGCACTCTATGTGGTAGAACTGGAAGAAAAACCGGGGTCTTTTAAAAAATTTTGCATGGATTTAATTGATAACATAAATGTCTCTGAATTTGATTACAGACTTACAAACAGACAAAAAGCATATGTTTTAACCGGTCTTAATATAAATTACAAACAAGAAAAGGATAGGTTTTTGGAAAAAGCAAAGCATTTGGGCTATAATATCTTTGATATAACAGACAATGAAATAGCAAAAAGTCACATTCGCTATATGATCGGTGGTAAAACTAATCTGGCTCAAAACGAAGTGTTGTACCATTTTTCTTTTCCAGAAAGAAAAGGAGCTTTGTACGAATTCTTATCAAAAATGAAAAGCAACTGGAATATATCTTTGTTTCACTACAAGCATATTGGTACCGATTACGGCAAAGTTCTTGTAGGCTTTGAAATACCACCAGATGAAATGCAAGATTTTAAAGAATATCTTAAGGATCTGCGCTATCCTTTTAGCGAAGAAACAAACAACTTAATCTGCAAAATCTTTCTATAAGAACAAAAAGGCGGGCAGGAAACGCCCTTGCGGGCGAAATCTAAATGCGGACTTTATGGCGGGAAAACAAGAGGGAAAAAGAAGTGCTTGCAAAAGAGAATTCTTAAGCACGAGTGTTTATTATAAAAAAATTTTTTCAAAAGTCAAGAAAATTTTAAAAAATTTTATGTAAATCGTTGTTTACATTTTTCCAATAAAGCAAACATAACCATAAAAACTTTTGATTAAAAATATATCGTAAAAGTTTACATTAGTTATATAAAAGGCGCGATCCAAAAACTTTTAACAGCTCATTATGTAAAAAATATGTCGCTGCACAACTTAAATAGATTTCTATTTAACACATATAATAATAATTATTATTTATTCACATATTGACACTTAAAATTCTTTACTATATAAATTACTTAACATACATTTGCAAATAGTTGGTTTAATTTTTTGGTATCAAAAAAAGAGGGGGTAAAACTATGTCAAAAATTGTTGTCTTGGGAGCTGGCATTTCTGGCCATACTGCAGCATCCTATTTAAGAAAACTCTTATCAAAAGAACATGAA contains:
- the ilvA gene encoding threonine ammonia-lyase, biosynthetic, coding for MDNIVRLVIRSSIYDLAKQTPINYAVNLSKNLNNKILLKREDLQSVFSFKIRGAYNKIKNLSEQEKEKGVICASAGNHAQGVALSAKKLSLKATIVMPKTTPQIKIDAVARYGASIVLEGDSYTDAYNACKVLVQETKMTYIPPFDDELVIAGNATIANEILMQTSSEVDYIFVPIGGGGLIAGIASFIKNINPQIKVIGVQPKDSNAMYLSFHAKKKVDIDEVGIFADGVAVKSVGDLTLDLVLKYVDDIVLVDTDEICSSIKDIYYDTRNIVEPAGALAVAGIKHYIDEHSISKKTFLAINSGANMNFDRLSFVADRALIGEKQEALYVVELEEKPGSFKKFCMDLIDNINVSEFDYRLTNRQKAYVLTGLNINYKQEKDRFLEKAKHLGYNIFDITDNEIAKSHIRYMIGGKTNLAQNEVLYHFSFPERKGALYEFLSKMKSNWNISLFHYKHIGTDYGKVLVGFEIPPDEMQDFKEYLKDLRYPFSEETNNLICKIFL